A single Lolium perenne isolate Kyuss_39 chromosome 6, Kyuss_2.0, whole genome shotgun sequence DNA region contains:
- the LOC127305115 gene encoding uncharacterized protein translates to MEDHLASMAARIEPITQLGWELRKAAEELVPMLWPGEAVPQDISGLISAMERAPDRFLDWKESATRAGADMALSFVLSWYNEVDLGQLESRRAGVETKLPADLKAARLARASTIAEFVDKTLFVADPNPPPSNDEEYMDEEEAEDVPEDDPAAGSTDAPPA, encoded by the coding sequence atggaggaccacctggcgtccatggccgcccgcatcGAGCCCATCACCCAGCTCGGCTGGGAGTTGCGGAAagcggctgaagagctggtgcccatgctatggcctggggaggcggtgccgcaagacatctccggcctcatctccgcgatggagcgggcgccggaccgcttcctcgactggaaggagtcggccacgcgcgccggtgccgacatggcgctgtccttcgtcctctcctggtacaacgaggtggacctggggcagctggagtcccggcgagccggcgtggagaccaagctcccagccgatctcaaggccgcccgcctcgctcgagccagcaccatcgccgagttcgtcgacaagaccctcttcgtcgcggatccgaaccctcctccatccaatgatgaagaatacatggatgaggaggaggcggaagacgtgcctgaggacgacccggccgccggctccactgatgcccctccggcttag